The DNA window TTATTTAACATTAAAAGctagaaatttttttctgaaatattcctAGGCCAAGAGAAAGTTAAGAAGCAACAGTCATATCTCGTAGATGGGAATGATCATGGAAAAAATCCTTGTGATTGGTAATGTAGAATCAGGGGTAATGTATTTAGATTCAGAAATCTTGACCTTGATTGAAATCAGTAgaattattattgattttaaattgaaaaatttgTGGCAATTATAAATGACTCTGTGGACCTCTGAAGAATGAAGGTTACTACTTTGAGAGtaataattgaaataattctTATAGAACTAactgaacattttattaaatattctcaATAGCTACCATTCAAGTGATGGGTATGCACACAAACAAGTATTTCTCTTAGGAGAGTTAGTAGACtgattaatagaataaaataaaaagctagaaTATGGATActgctcaatattttaaaaattaattctcgtttattgtagaaaaataataattttaaaagttatgtagATATCATTCTCAAAAGTCATCACTTCCTATTTAATTCTGTATATGCTATCTGAAAGAAATACTGGATTTGACAGtacaaaattatgaaatgatttCTATTGGTTGGCAGTTATCTTTAGTAGTTTTCCATAGATGCTATCAGGCTCATTAATAATAGTATATACTGTAGTTCTTTTCTACTTTGTCCCTCATAGAATGGTTTATGCCATAGTTATGTCATGAATATTTGATTCTTAAACAACTAAATAAGTAGCGTCTGACCTAGACTTGTTTTGAGTAAAATGTGATTATCAAGTTTACTTCAtttcagtgattttaaaatagtgttttaagtagtttttttaattcctgaattcattttatactttgacaaaaatgaatgattttctaaaatttagtttttttctacttttcaaaaaatatgacTTATAAATTGAAGTCTTCCTTAGTAGCTGTTGATATTTTAGATGCTGATGTTATGATGGTTATTTGTATACACATATTTTAACATGTTATAGTCAACGGACTTAgctttgtcacagtttattttctttttaatgtgcttgaagattttcatacatttataaaGTGCTTTCTTTTGTAATGATAGTTTTCATCTATAAACTTATAAGTAAACTTTCACAATTACTAGGTTCGTCAAAAAATGTTGTATGCAGCAACAAGAGCAACTCTGAAAAAGGAGTTTGGAGGTGGCCACATTAAAGATGAAGTGTTTGGAACAGTAAAGGTACAAAACATACTTTTATGTAGATTCTGCATGTTGCACCGAGGTAATGGGATAGTTAATGTGAATTATGACTGGTGAATCGGTAAAcataaagaataagagaaaatattatgtTTCATATGATATGCAAGTTAACTGAAACATCATacttacacttttaaaatatgttggaATCTCCTCTGTTAGTCTTCAAACACTAGAATATCCCTTGGAGATCATTTAGTTCAACCCCTCATTTAGTTCAACCTTTTCATTTTAAGGATGTGGAGATAGGCTCAGAAAAATGAGAGACTACTTAAAAGAGATAGTAGGTTTTAGATATTTTGGATGTTTACACTTATGCTGTGGAAGCAATAGCTGTATTAATTGAACTAGAACATTGAGGCAGGTAAATTGATTGATAATTAATTGGGGTAATTGTTGATTAATAAATTGTTAAGTTATGATTAAGAATTTACTTcattataaaatttgtatggtaaATACATGTATGTAGATATAcccccaaattaagaaaattacagtgtattttttcaacaggttttttgttttttagagcttTTATTGTGATTCAGGGAGTAATGTATTCTGGTGGATAGAGCATGAGACTAGATGGGTATCCTTTGCTTATTCACATCAGTTGTGAAGTGGCCTGGTTTCTCAATTCTATTCTCAGCCTTCCAAACCACACAATTTTGATGAGAAGTAAActtctttggaatattttttattttaaataagaactgTAATTATTTTCTATGAATAATTATAGAGAAATTATATAATTCATTACAGTACAGAATTCAGAATTGAATATGTTGATTATTGAATAACTATGGGGCAGGCTTCCCCAGGTTAATTACAATTGTCCTGTAGACTTGCAGCATGATCAGGTTCGTCATGTGGCTGGCGTTACCACCATCACACTCACACAAAAGATCTAATAATTGTAAAGCTTTAAGAAATGAAGTGTAGCTAATCCCCTTAAAACTTTTGAAACCTGTagaatagaatattttttaaaaaaaaaagaagtaataaaattattgttactgtttatttttagttaaaatattttctgttaaattAATGATTTTGTTTTCCTAAAGTAGCCTCACAACTAGTAACAGTCAGTTTCTGTGCTCACAGGAAGATGTGTCATTACATGGatataagaaatatttgctgTCACAGTCTTCTCCTGCCCCACTGACTGCAGCTGAAGAAGAATTACGACAGATTAAAATTAATGAGGTATTATTACCATTTTGAAACCTTGCAAGATTctaagtgattaaaaatattgtatttttaattaattgatgaAGAGGTAACTAGAGAATAAGTAAGTTAGATAGCTTACATTTATTCTGTTCAGTTTAGAGACAAGACTGACAAGACTGTGCTCAATGTGTCTTCAGGAAAAAGTTAAAAGTGAATATTAAACTTCATGCCAGTTTCATAAATAGCTTTCTCCTGTCTTTATAATGTAGGTTATAGATTAGTAATCTTCCTGTGAGAAGTACAACTGTTTTTAACTTTGTACTTTGAATACTAAATATCGATAAATGGGAAAAGTATGTGTTATCTATGTAGTGTGAGGGATATTATATCTAATGAGGTTGCCTGAAGaaggtttgttttgttatttcagAGAATACTGACGACTAAAGAGAGTAAAACATAAATGCTGTAGTGTGTTTAGGATTTCTAGAGGCTCTATAAATTCTATGGACATTACTTGGATgggtgtgtgcatatatatagatatatatgggAGATGGTTATTTGAGTACTTGTTTAGCATATTAGAGTCAATAAATTTCATCCATATTATAGTTTATCATATTTCTAATGTGTTTACTGCAGCAATTCTAAATTAGAATAGCTACTGTATTTCTAACagaattttatagaaaagaaCAAGTAGCAGAAACTACTATTCACTTGTCTGAGTAACAGACTAATAAGAATCAGTCTGAAAAGTGattgaatattatttaatattgacCTGATAGCAAGGATctatctttatattattttaactcAAGTTATTTGAGTATGGATTtttacatggtttttttttttttacaagtttgaTAGTTTGTTTTATTCCTTGCAATCAGAACCCAGAGGATCTTATTGGGGTATGCATTTGCATATGTTCTATGATGTTTTCATTATACAATACCATTTATGCTGTAGAatctccattcatttttttttaaagtaaaatttctatTTGACTTTGTTGCAACACTGCAAATGAGACCCTATACTATGCTGTCATTTACTGAGTATAAAAGTCTTAAATATGTGCATTGAAAGCTTTCTTGACGTACTCTTCTCTTCCGATACGTGCACACCCATGTTCTTAGTAATGAAAGCTCTAAGTGTGGAACTTCTGCAGTAGTATAATTTGTTgagctgtgttgtgtctttgtatATTGTTTGTACTCCTTTCAACTCAGTGCATGGTGTTTGTGTTGCATTTTATGTCTAGCAGAACAAAGTAAAGTTCTATgcatattatatttatatcacaCTGTTCATAAATTTTATCAAGTAAAACTTTGTAATTAAAAGTGTAATCTGAAGACACTTCAGAGAGCTTACATAGCTCATGGCAATTGTGCCAAACCAAACATATAAGCAAAGCCCCACTAACATTGCACACTCAACTCAGATGTTCACTTCCGGCATTTTCATCAAAATGTGGCATACACTCTTGCATGTTGACAAAGTGCTAGCAGAACCtgaaacaaatgtgaaaattatttgctttttaagttCATAGTGttttaattgttaattttaattatattaaaatgggCAAGGGTGGAATGACCCTCACTCTGTAGAGCTtgggttttcttctctttgccatCTGACACTGCTAAATGCTAAACTTCATCGGTAAATTGAATCTGTCATACTAGGTACAAACTGACGTGAGTGTGGACACTAAGCATCAAACACTACAAGGAGTAGCATTTCCTATTTCTCGAGAAGCTTTTCAGGCTTTGGAAAAATTGAATAACAGACAGCTCAACTATGTGCAGTTGGTAAGAGATATAATGATTATTATGAAATGGCTTCACTTTTTGGTATCTATGGCTTGTATAAGGTTTGTTTTTAATGGatattaaatctttttatttgcttcctttttattttttattcattttttttttaaactacaaaagcAATATATATTCACTGTGGAAAAAGTGAAATTGTGTAAGTTTCCTCTTGTctccttgttttttaatttatgaattttaaatttctgtgtatctgtcttaataaatgtattttgtttcttattgacaggaaatagatataaaaaatgaaattataattttggccaacacaataaaTACAGAACTAAAAGATTTGCCAAAGAGGATTCCCAGAGATTCAGCACGTTATCATTTCTTTCTGTATAAACATTCCCATGAAGGAGACTATTTGGAGTCTATAGGtatatgatactttttttttttaacataatactTTCAGTTTGCTGATTGATATTTCATCACtatattctttcttatttcttggcCAGAGGGCTTAGTTGTAGCTTTATGAGGTTTAGTATGTGCTTTAATTGATATGCTGCTAAttggatttattattattttaatttacagtttttatttattcaatgccTGGATACACATGCAGTATAAGAGAACGGATGCTGTATTCTAGCTGCAAGAGCCCTCTGCTAGAGATTGTAGAAAGACAACTACAAATGGATGTCATTAGAAAGGTAATtacctatctatttatttatctaatttattttatctaatttatcttattaatatatttaatacctacctatttatttttaatttttcagtttttgttacatttttattgtctttcGTGTAGTTCATGATGTATTGTGGTTTATAaatgataggttttttttttcttatcctcaTCATAAATCCTTAGGAACTCCTCTAAGTGCTTGAGGATGGCCTATCATGACCCCAGTCTCCCTGTAGATCTGTATTCTCTAATATGTAGCCAcaagctacatgtggctatttaaatttaaatatacataaaaattaaacgaaatttaaaattcagttccttaaaagcaccagccacatttcaagtgctcattttagccacatgtggccaatGGCACTGTATTGGATGGTGcagaatttagaaaacatttccatATTGCAGAAAGTTTTGCTGGATGGTGCTACTAAAGCTGCATACTTGTGATTGTCTCAAGACTTTATTAATAAGGAACTACAGTCTCTATTTATAACTGAACCATGGGATGGTTGAGAATCTTTCCAGTTGTTGGGAAAGGAGAGAATGGGCATAAACATGAATTTGGGGAGCtaagtttccttaaatttattttcttaaatgcagGTGAGGCATGGGAAAAGATATGGTTTATTCTTGAGCCCTTCAACTCTTAAAACACAGGTCCTTACAAATTACCAGTGTTTTAGGTACTGAGCCCTTTAAGAGCTTTTTAAGTTCTTAAGAATCACTTTCTATAGCAGGGGCTGGCTGACTTTTTCTACCAGaagaccagatagtaaatattttaggctttgccagGCCACATATGGTCTT is part of the Phocoena sinus isolate mPhoSin1 chromosome 10, mPhoSin1.pri, whole genome shotgun sequence genome and encodes:
- the TWF1 gene encoding twinfilin-1, yielding MSHQTGIQASEDVKDIFARARNGKYRLLKISIENEKLVVGACRQPLDSWDKDYDSFVLPLLEDKQPCYVLFRLDSQNAQGYEWIFIAWSPDHSHVRQKMLYAATRATLKKEFGGGHIKDEVFGTVKEDVSLHGYKKYLLSQSSPAPLTAAEEELRQIKINEVQTDVSVDTKHQTLQGVAFPISREAFQALEKLNNRQLNYVQLEIDIKNEIIILANTINTELKDLPKRIPRDSARYHFFLYKHSHEGDYLESIVFIYSMPGYTCSIRERMLYSSCKSPLLEIVERQLQMDVIRKIEIDNGDELTADFLYEEVHPKQHAHKQSFAKPKGPSGKRGIRRLIRGPAETEATTD